One part of the Desulfonema ishimotonii genome encodes these proteins:
- a CDS encoding efflux RND transporter periplasmic adaptor subunit, with amino-acid sequence MKTERKEILKRTLLIFPVLIAVIGVGAMVRSRKGPEKLPLKETARQVRVITTRATDVVPRAIGYGYVEPGQVWQVVPEVSGKIIEVSPNFKKGSFVKKGDVLVRIDPNTYRLTVRQTEASVGNIQARLTELNRKEKNYQSSLEIEEKLLDLKKKELKRNQRALRSHSISDSTYDQAQMNYQTQLTRAQDIENALRLIPTTRKALEADLEQYRAKLEEARLDLRRTEIIVPFDCRITETSAEIGQYAPAGQSVATADGTATAEINTRIPMGKMAPLLRAVGGKPIRAGSEQTDQLRMDKIKQLFGLKVRVRLKAGSLEADWNADFARGDATIDAQTRTLGMIVVVENPYDQIIVGVRPPLVRNMFCEVEISGRPISQKVVIPRSAFHDGYVYVADSAHRLKRKPVTTDFAQTDFYVVREGLAPDEQLVVSDLIPAIEGMLLAPIEDKALSDRLMAQADGRSDIR; translated from the coding sequence ATGAAAACCGAACGTAAGGAAATCCTGAAGCGCACTCTGCTCATCTTCCCCGTCCTCATTGCCGTTATCGGCGTGGGCGCGATGGTGCGTTCCCGCAAAGGGCCTGAAAAGCTGCCCCTGAAAGAGACGGCCCGACAGGTCCGGGTCATCACCACCCGGGCCACGGATGTCGTGCCCAGGGCCATCGGCTACGGCTATGTGGAACCGGGACAGGTCTGGCAGGTCGTCCCGGAGGTCAGCGGCAAGATCATTGAGGTCAGCCCAAATTTTAAAAAAGGAAGTTTTGTCAAAAAAGGTGACGTGCTGGTCAGGATCGACCCGAACACCTACCGCCTCACGGTCAGACAGACCGAGGCCAGCGTCGGGAACATTCAGGCCCGGCTTACCGAGCTGAACCGGAAAGAGAAAAATTACCAGTCCTCACTGGAGATCGAAGAGAAGCTGCTGGACCTGAAAAAAAAGGAACTGAAGCGAAACCAGCGGGCACTCAGAAGTCACTCCATTTCCGACAGCACCTACGATCAGGCACAGATGAACTACCAGACCCAGCTGACCAGGGCACAGGATATCGAAAATGCCCTCCGCCTGATTCCGACCACACGAAAGGCGCTGGAGGCCGATCTGGAGCAGTACCGGGCCAAGCTGGAAGAGGCCCGGCTTGACCTGAGGCGGACTGAGATCATTGTCCCCTTTGATTGCCGGATCACCGAAACCAGTGCGGAAATCGGTCAGTATGCCCCGGCCGGTCAGTCCGTTGCCACGGCGGACGGAACCGCCACAGCGGAGATCAACACCCGGATTCCCATGGGGAAAATGGCCCCGCTGCTGCGGGCGGTCGGGGGCAAACCGATCCGCGCGGGTTCGGAGCAGACGGATCAGCTCCGAATGGACAAAATCAAACAATTGTTCGGGCTGAAAGTCCGGGTCCGGCTGAAGGCGGGAAGCCTTGAGGCGGACTGGAACGCGGATTTTGCCAGAGGCGACGCCACCATCGACGCCCAGACCCGGACCCTCGGCATGATCGTTGTGGTGGAGAACCCGTATGACCAGATCATTGTGGGCGTCCGCCCGCCCCTGGTCCGCAACATGTTCTGCGAGGTGGAAATCAGCGGCCGCCCCATTTCACAGAAAGTGGTCATCCCGCGCTCGGCATTCCACGACGGGTACGTCTATGTCGCGGATTCGGCCCATCGCCTGAAGCGGAAACCGGTTACCACGGACTTTGCGCAAACCGATTTTTACGTGGTCAGAGAAGGTCTGGCCCCGGACGAGCAGCTTGTGGTGTCGGATCTGATCCCCGCCATTGAGGGAATGCTGCTTGCCCCCATTGAAGACAAGGCACTCAGCGATCGGCTGATGGCGCAGGCCGATGGCCGGTCGGACATCCGGTAA